CCGCACGCCGCTCCCTTCACCCCCCCCTCCCGACCGGCTTGCGCCCCTTTCCAGTACCGCCCGAATGGTAACCTTTTCCTTTCCCTTCCTCCAATCCCCACCTTTTTCTTGTTATTCTCCGCCTTGCTCTGATATTCCGGTTCTTGGCTGGTTCGCGCCTTATCGGCCCTTGTGATTGCGTTACGCCGCTGGATTAATCTAGTTGTTCTGACCAGCTTGGCAAAATATTTGACCTTTGTCCGGTTCTTGGGCGTTAGCTAGGTTTGCGGTCTGGGGTAGTAGGCGGAGAATCAGTTGATCCTAGCTGATTAGTAGTATCCGGCATACATCATTCCACCCTCTCAGTCACCACTAATTTATAACTTTATATCCATGATTATCCCCAATCGGGGCAACAATATACTGTAGATGCTATATTTGTGTTCTTGTTCAACTGCATAACGTGCCAGTCATCTGTTTACATAGCAAAGCCATTGATTGTGTATTGCCAATGCATAGGTGATGTTTCTAGGTCGGCGGGTGCTAGCTCTGTGGGTTATGCTGAAGAGAAGACATCAAGAGATACTCACTCAGCGTCACCAATTGCATGTGCCTTGATGAAATCAAGTGGTGCCGTTTATCCACCCTCTACACATGCCATGCACACTGGGCAGCCAAGTTCATGGTCAGCAGTTTGCCTGGATGCGTATCCCTCCTCACCATATGTCGGGATAACATCCAATTACAAGCAGCAAAATTCCTTGACCTCAGGAAATGGGAGCAAATGTTCAACAGTGAGGATAGAAAGGCCACCAAATAAAACATCAGAAACTAACAAAAACAGTTGTGGTTCTGGAAGCAAGTTGGTTATAGCAGAAAATCCTAAGTCTAATAAAGACAGTGAAAAAGAAACATCATCCCGCAATTTACAATTCAGTGGTCCTGTCGATGGCAAGGACAATTCACAAGGTACCATGTTCTCCTCCAAAGAGGCAAATCCTGTCTTCAGTGCAAGCCCTCTTCATATTCCAACTACTTCTGCTGATCCATGTGGTGTTTTGGCCGAGGATGTGATGCCAGATCCATCAGAATGCTCTGTTGATTCACCGTGCTATAGAGGTGCTTCAGCTTCTCGTCTGTCTCCATTTGATGTTTTCCAGACACCTGCTACCCAGTCAACTAATCAAGATTTGGAAGCTTTTGCTGTACGACAGAAGCAAAGCTCTAGCACTGTTCAACATCATGAAACTCCGTCCGAGCTCCAGAGTTCGGTCACCAAGACTAACCACGACCACTGCAAATCCCAGGCTGAAGCCGGTGTGTCAAAGAAATCTGGGGTCACAAGTATAAAGGAGACAAAAAATTCATGTGGGAAGGAGCTTGAATGTGCAAACCAGTATGCAGCAAAATGTGAACTGGAGCAGAAACACCTTTCGAAACTGAGAGACAATTATGTGAAGCGATCTGGTCTGAATTATGCTGCTCCGGATTTTGTACCTTCATCGATTGGGAAATCAAAAATTGGGAAAGGTTTATCTATATCTGTTGAAGTTATTTTCGATAGTACCTGATGCTTGATGTTTTGAATAAGCATTTCCTTCAAATGCACAATATGCTATCTATTTGATACATTACAGGACCCTGTTCTTCAACAGGAAAGAATATATCGGGAGTTCTCAAGGCGATCGAGAACCTAACTGTGGTATTCCAGAGTAGTTATTCTGGTGATGAAATTGAGCTAGATGAAGATGACTGCATCCTCCTTGAATCAGTGATTGATAGACTTCAGACTTGCCTTCATAAAATAAGAAAGGTGCGTTGTTTTATTGTTGTTTTTGTTTTCAACTTCTTATTTAGCATAGACATTGTGTTCAATTCGAAATACTTTCAGTTGAGCATACCCGCAACCTGCAGCTCGCAGTTTTACTTACGTCTTGCCT
This genomic interval from Triticum urartu cultivar G1812 unplaced genomic scaffold, Tu2.1 TuUngrouped_contig_6600, whole genome shotgun sequence contains the following:
- the LOC125530849 gene encoding uncharacterized protein LOC125530849 isoform X1 codes for the protein MKSSGAVYPPSTHAMHTGQPSSWSAVCLDAYPSSPYVGITSNYKQQNSLTSGNGSKCSTVRIERPPNKTSETNKNSCGSGSKLVIAENPKSNKDSEKETSSRNLQFSGPVDGKDNSQGTMFSSKEANPVFSASPLHIPTTSADPCGVLAEDVMPDPSECSVDSPCYRGASASRLSPFDVFQTPATQSTNQDLEAFAVRQKQSSSTVQHHETPSELQSSVTKTNHDHCKSQAEAGVSKKSGVTSIKETKNSCGKELECANQYAAKCELEQKHLSKLRDNYVKRSGLNYAAPDFVPSSIGKSKIGKGPCSSTGKNISGVLKAIENLTVVFQSSYSGDEIELDEDDCILLESVIDRLQTCLHKIRKDPIKGASDKAGPKAPHSQTAVLKYDPGKYNHSYIADGEKDIIINHFAGSSHMHNEFGRNSLTRGQPALNNVQKKMSCEEEHPQVLVYKNLWIEAERANCELKYQLKHTCIKIDLESSMAPIGGPGPRKNYSQVSDLSTDPSNLYGVALAHPTGETSGARNGQYPPYAGDCTWSGGDAALSCSSSTKGYAALPKNLQHGHVLTGLEETATHLHAPLPYGACQGLNGDTLDGVAARSYITGQDGILRSNSKYGSSDWEHVLTEEIGWS
- the LOC125530849 gene encoding uncharacterized protein LOC125530849 isoform X2, giving the protein MKSSGAVYPPSTHAMHTGQPSSWSAVCLDAYPSSPYVGITSNYKQQNSLTSGNGSKCSTVRIERPPNKTSETNKNSCGSGSKLVIAENPKSNKDSEKETSSRNLQFSGPVDGKDNSQGTMFSSKEANPVFSASPLHIPTTSADPCGVLAEDVMPDPSECSVDSPCYRGASASRLSPFDVFQTPATQSTNQDLEAFAVRQKQSSSTVQHHETPSELQSSVTKTNHDHCKSQAEAGVSKKSGVTSIKETKNSCGKELECANQYAAKCELEQKHLSKLRDNYVKRSGLNYAAPDFVPSSIGKSKIGKGKNISGVLKAIENLTVVFQSSYSGDEIELDEDDCILLESVIDRLQTCLHKIRKDPIKGASDKAGPKAPHSQTAVLKYDPGKYNHSYIADGEKDIIINHFAGSSHMHNEFGRNSLTRGQPALNNVQKKMSCEEEHPQVLVYKNLWIEAERANCELKYQLKHTCIKIDLESSMAPIGGPGPRKNYSQVSDLSTDPSNLYGVALAHPTGETSGARNGQYPPYAGDCTWSGGDAALSCSSSTKGYAALPKNLQHGHVLTGLEETATHLHAPLPYGACQGLNGDTLDGVAARSYITGQDGILRSNSKYGSSDWEHVLTEEIGWS